The Deinococcus seoulensis genomic interval GGCCGTATCCGCGAATAGACGACGCGCAGTGTCGTCGAACATCTCCTGCACATCCTCAAACAACGTGTCCTGATTGCCCTTCAGCGCCAGAACGTACTGCGCCTGGAGGGCAATCAACTTCTTCGCCACTGTCCGCTGGGTACCCATCGCGTCGATCGTCACGACGCACCCCGCCACGTCCAGATACGCCAGTGTGTCGAGCACACTGGGCAAGGTGGAGAGTTCGTTCTGCTTACCCTTGACAGCTTGAGCACTCAGACAGAGGCCCTGCCGTGCAGCCCACACGTTCACCATGTGAATACCCTGGACTTCGTGGGCCGAAGTGCCACGGAGTCGCTTGCCGTCAATGCTGATGATGTCTCCTTCAAGGTTGCCGCCAACCGCCTGCTTGACCCAGTCCAGCGCGCTGGACTGGAAGGCGATGGGGTCGAGCTTCGAGAGGACACGTCGGAAGGTTTCATGATCGGGGACGCGCCTGAAAGTGAGAAAGCGC includes:
- a CDS encoding ISAs1 family transposase, translated to AAIFADLPDHRHHRGLNHSLVNIVVMALCAVMSGADTFPEIQTFVQSKREWFRRFLTFRRVPDHETFRRVLSKLDPIAFQSSALDWVKQAVGGNLEGDIISIDGKRLRGTSAHEVQGIHMVNVWAARQGLCLSAQAVKGKQNELSTLPSVLDTLAYLDVAGCVVTIDAMGTQRTVAKKLIALQAQYVLALKGNQDTLFEDVQEMFDDTARRLFADTA